From the Sulfurimonas sp. C5 genome, one window contains:
- a CDS encoding MlaD family protein, whose translation MNNKVNYTLVGFIVLLGLMAVLVFSYWMLKPTQEEEVQHYVIYFDESVFGLNLDAPVKFRGISVGKVSNLRINPNNSEQVEVQVTIKKSTPIKDNIVAVLTAQGITGLTYVNLTVGDNHIQEVVKIAGKDYYVIATAPSIFQNVQKSFGDVSDRLTETLYQTEKLLSDENQEEFMKLISATSSVVGKLDKALDAKTIKHFQNTMANLDIATDKVSYLVDKTAKWEDNVSASLRSIKQSYLKIDSTMTEFKTAMKDGQFNFKEISSEVIPSFNSTLLELQESLLKFDNAIKEYERSPSDFLFKREATKKAPGE comes from the coding sequence ATGAATAATAAAGTAAATTATACACTGGTTGGGTTTATTGTATTATTGGGCTTGATGGCCGTTTTAGTGTTTTCGTATTGGATGTTAAAGCCCACACAAGAGGAAGAAGTACAACACTATGTAATTTACTTTGATGAATCTGTATTTGGTTTGAACCTTGATGCACCTGTCAAATTTCGCGGTATCAGTGTCGGAAAGGTTTCAAATCTTAGAATCAATCCAAATAATTCCGAACAAGTTGAAGTACAGGTAACTATTAAAAAAAGTACTCCTATAAAGGATAACATAGTTGCTGTTTTAACGGCTCAGGGAATTACAGGTTTAACATATGTCAATTTGACAGTCGGCGATAATCATATTCAAGAGGTTGTAAAGATAGCTGGGAAAGATTATTACGTTATCGCTACAGCACCTTCTATATTTCAAAATGTCCAAAAATCTTTTGGAGATGTTTCAGACAGGCTAACAGAAACACTTTACCAGACAGAGAAACTTTTAAGTGATGAGAACCAAGAAGAGTTCATGAAACTTATTAGTGCAACAAGTAGTGTAGTTGGAAAACTTGACAAAGCGTTGGATGCTAAAACAATCAAACATTTTCAAAATACGATGGCAAATTTAGATATCGCAACTGATAAAGTAAGTTATTTGGTAGATAAAACGGCAAAGTGGGAAGATAATGTTTCAGCTTCTTTACGTTCTATTAAACAAAGTTATTTAAAAATTGATTCTACCATGACAGAATTTAAAACAGCTATGAAAGACGGTCAATTTAATTTTAAAGAGATCTCTTCTGAAGTTATTCCTAGTTTTAACAGTACACTTCTAGAACTTCAAGAGTCACTTTTAAAATTTGACAATGCCATAAAAGAGTATGAAAGAAGTCCTTCTGATTTCTTATTTAAGCGTGAAGCAACTAAAAAAGCACCGGGAGAATAA
- a CDS encoding ATP-binding cassette domain-containing protein, translating to MKVIEVKNLTTAFGDKVVHDDISLSINEGEIYGILGPSGCGKTTLLREIVMLQEFHDGSIKVLGKQIEHLSTKEILSLKRKWGVLFQFGALFSSLTIAENIALPLVEYTELSKTMIDEIVEFKIKLVGLKAEDGKLYPSQISGGMRKKAGLARALALDPKLLFLDEPTSGLDPISAREFDRLILDLRKMLNLTIIMVSHDLRSIYDTLDRIAILDNKKVAYEGSLDEIPLENQFVKTFFKEKL from the coding sequence ATGAAAGTTATTGAAGTAAAAAATCTCACAACTGCTTTTGGTGATAAAGTTGTCCATGATGATATAAGCCTGAGTATAAATGAAGGTGAAATTTACGGGATTTTAGGTCCAAGTGGATGTGGGAAAACAACTTTGCTGCGTGAGATAGTTATGCTTCAAGAGTTTCATGACGGTTCTATAAAAGTTTTAGGCAAACAGATTGAACACCTTTCAACAAAAGAGATACTTTCACTAAAACGTAAATGGGGTGTATTATTTCAATTCGGTGCTTTATTCTCATCGTTAACAATTGCGGAAAATATTGCACTTCCGTTAGTAGAATATACAGAATTATCTAAAACAATGATTGATGAGATAGTAGAATTCAAAATAAAATTGGTAGGACTTAAAGCTGAAGACGGCAAATTATACCCTTCACAAATAAGCGGAGGGATGAGAAAAAAAGCAGGGTTAGCACGTGCACTTGCATTAGATCCTAAACTATTATTTTTAGATGAACCGACAAGTGGACTTGACCCTATATCTGCACGGGAATTTGACCGTCTTATTTTAGATCTCCGTAAAATGTTAAATTTAACAATAATAATGGTTTCTCACGATTTGCGTTCAATTTATGATACTTTGGATAGAATAGCTATATTAGACAACAAAAAAGTAGCCTATGAAGGTTCTCTTGACGAAATACCGCTTGAGAATCAATTTGTAAAAACATTTTTTAAAGAGAAGTTATGA
- a CDS encoding ABC transporter permease yields the protein MDNLLQIELYDGGILLKIKGEFTVYKLPQIEKKIQTLDFTQFKDIEFDLREITFLDSGAALFLDTIFQKLEKQSLAYEVNIQNDTFQSTLNLVKSKRSGIKKPKVQIQPKLYEKIGKTAYNYYQSSLRFMHFLGKVFVAFLIYFKAPHKIRYKEIFFEINESALKAIGIIALTSFLVGLVVAYQSAYQLKIYGANIFIVDMLGLSILRELAPMMTAIVIAGRSGSAYTAQIGAMKITQEIDAMKTMGFEPFAFLVLPRIIALSITMPLLIFVADMTGMFGGILIANLDLKITTELFIERFHEVIAAKHFFVGIVKGPFFAFLIATIAIYRGLVVKDDTQSIGFNTTKSVVESIFAVIVCDALFSIAFTKLGI from the coding sequence ATGGATAATTTACTCCAAATAGAACTTTATGACGGTGGAATTCTTCTAAAGATAAAAGGAGAATTTACCGTATATAAACTTCCTCAAATTGAAAAGAAAATTCAAACATTGGATTTTACCCAATTTAAAGACATTGAATTTGACCTGAGAGAAATTACATTTTTAGATAGCGGTGCAGCCCTTTTTTTAGATACAATCTTTCAAAAGCTGGAAAAACAATCTCTTGCATATGAAGTAAATATTCAAAACGACACATTCCAATCTACACTCAACTTAGTTAAATCAAAACGCTCCGGAATAAAGAAGCCAAAAGTCCAAATCCAACCGAAACTTTATGAAAAAATAGGCAAAACAGCCTATAACTATTATCAATCATCTTTACGTTTTATGCATTTTTTGGGAAAAGTTTTTGTTGCTTTTTTAATTTATTTCAAAGCACCCCATAAAATTCGTTATAAAGAGATCTTTTTTGAGATAAATGAAAGTGCATTAAAGGCAATCGGAATTATTGCCCTGACAAGTTTTCTTGTAGGACTTGTTGTTGCGTATCAATCAGCGTATCAATTAAAAATATATGGGGCAAATATATTTATAGTTGATATGCTGGGACTCTCGATTTTAAGAGAACTTGCTCCTATGATGACGGCAATAGTAATAGCGGGGCGCAGCGGTTCTGCATATACGGCACAAATTGGTGCCATGAAAATCACCCAAGAGATAGATGCGATGAAAACAATGGGCTTTGAGCCTTTTGCATTTTTAGTACTGCCGCGCATCATTGCACTCAGCATTACAATGCCTTTACTTATTTTTGTCGCTGATATGACAGGGATGTTTGGCGGGATACTTATTGCAAACCTCGATCTTAAAATTACAACTGAATTGTTTATAGAACGTTTTCACGAAGTGATTGCTGCTAAGCATTTTTTTGTAGGGATAGTTAAAGGACCGTTTTTCGCATTTTTGATTGCAACTATAGCTATTTATAGAGGTTTAGTTGTAAAAGACGACACACAAAGTATAGGTTTTAACACGACGAAAAGTGTTGTTGAATCTATCTTTGCGGTTATTGTGTGTGATGCTCTTTTCTCAATAGCTTTTACAAAGTTGGGGATATAA
- a CDS encoding chemotaxis protein CheW: MADKLKEIINKQSKQQDVGGQLDDVVQLVGFMIGDEEYAVPILSIQEIIKPFTWTRVPQVPKYVLGVFNLRGAVIPLIDLRTKFGLESKKHGEDTRFIVMRHGDDVAGFVIDRLTMAIRIKKENIGPAPDTINDEETIIDGVGKQEDKIITLLKVNKLLERDF; encoded by the coding sequence ATGGCTGATAAATTAAAAGAGATTATAAATAAACAATCAAAACAGCAAGATGTCGGCGGACAGCTTGACGATGTAGTTCAATTAGTCGGTTTCATGATAGGGGATGAAGAGTACGCAGTGCCTATTCTCTCTATTCAAGAGATTATTAAGCCGTTTACTTGGACAAGGGTACCGCAAGTACCAAAATATGTTCTTGGTGTTTTTAATCTCCGTGGAGCAGTTATTCCACTTATCGATTTACGTACAAAATTCGGTTTAGAGTCTAAAAAACACGGTGAAGATACACGTTTTATTGTGATGCGTCACGGTGATGATGTTGCAGGTTTTGTAATTGACAGACTGACAATGGCGATTAGAATTAAAAAAGAAAATATTGGACCGGCACCAGATACGATTAATGATGAAGAGACTATTATTGACGGCGTAGGAAAACAAGAAGATAAAATTATTACTCTTTTAAAAGTAAACAAACTACTAGAGAGAGATTTTTAA